The nucleotide sequence CCAAGGAGGTGATCGCCGCCTTTCTCGACGCCCACGGCGACTTCGTCCGCGAGGACTTGCGCCCCTTCGCGCCCCCCCACTGGGCGGAGCTCTTCGATGAGCAGGGGGCGCTTCGCACCCTGCCCCATCGCCACGACGGCATGGATGCCTTTTGGGCGGTGCGGATGAGAAAGCGGTGAATTGTCCTTTGAGGATTTTGCGCTGCTTCCTCGACAGGCGGAAACGGTTTTTTTTGGGTTTTTACAAACGACCAAGGACAAATGACCAAGGACAGCCCTTAAGGAGTTCTCCATGATCAAGATCGCCCCGTCCATTCTCTCCGCCGATTTCGCCCGCCTCGGCGAGGAGGTGCGCGCCATCGAGGCGGCCGGTGCCGACTATGTGCATGTCGATGTCATGGACGGGCATTTCGTCCCCAACCTCACCATCGGACCGCCGGTGGTCGCCGCCCTGCGTCAGGTCACGCGCCTGCCCCTGGACGTGCATCTGATGATCGCCAACCCCGATGCCTACATTCCTGAGTTCGCCAAGGCCGGCGCCGACATCCTCACCGTGCACCAGGAGGCGAGCACCCACCTGCACCGCACCGTGCAGCTGATCCGCAGCCTCGGCAAGAAAGCCGGGGTGTCCCTCAACCCCGCCACGCCCGTGGGCACCCTCGAGGTGATCCTCGATGAACTCGACCTGGTACTGGTGATGAGCGTCAATCCCGGCTTCGGCGGCCAGAGCTTCATCCCGTCGGCCCTCGATAAGATCGCCGCCCTGCGCCGTGAGATCGACCGGCGCGGCCTGGCCGTCGAGCTGGAGGTCGACGGCGGCGTCAAGGCCGACAACATCGCCGCCGTCGCCGCCGCCGGCGCGCGGGTATTCGTCGCCGGCAGCGCCGTGTTCGGCACCAGCGACTACGCCGCCACCATCGCCGCCCTGCGCCGCAACGCCACGAGCCCGCGCGCATGAGCCTCGATCGCGCGGCGGTGCGCCAGGCCCTGGCGGAGCATCCCATCGCGCGCCTGTCCACGGAAAACCTGGCTCCGGCGGCGGTGCTCCTGCCGCTTTTCGTGCGCGACGGCGAGGACGCGGTGCTCTTCACCCGCCGCCCCGACACCATGCCCCATCACCAGGGCGAGATCTCCTTTCCCGGCGGACGCCGGCAGCCCGGCGACGCGGACCTGTGCGCCACCGCCCTGCGCGAGACGCAGGAGGAAATGGGCATTGCCGCCCGGGATGTGGAGATCCTGGGGCGGCTCGATGATTTTTTCTCGGTGCACGGCTATCACGTCACCCCCTACGTCGGCAGCTTTCCCTACCCTTACGCCTTTCGCGTCGATCCGCGCGAGATCGCCGAGGTGATCGCCGTGCCCCTGGCGCGCCTGCGCGATCCGGCGGTGTTTCGCACCGAGGACTGGAGCCATCGTGGCCGCAGCTGGCCGGTGCATTTCTACCGTATCGACCACCACGAAATCTGGGGGCTGACCGCCGCCATTCTCAGCCAATTCCTGGAGAGGACGGCGCACCTGTGAAAATGAACCTTGCGCACAAATGATTTAACGCTAGAATGATTTCCTTAAAACCATCCAAACTGTTTTGCTTGGGATGAAGCGACCATGAATTTTTTCCGCAATCTGGGCCTGCTGGCCAAGATCTCCGTGATCACGGTCGCCATCCTCACCCTGTTTCTCGGTTTCAACGCCCTGCTCAACTACCGCCAGCAAAAAAGCATCATCCTCGGTGAAGCCCTGATGAAAGCCCGCGGCGCCGCCTTCCACGCGGTGCAGGCGCGCGAATACCTTTCCGCCGAATACCTCAAGGGCCAGGTCACCCTGTCCGTGGAGCGCTACGGCCTGATCCCGGTGGTCGCCTCCAACCGCATCGGCATGCTGGTGGCCGAGGATCTCGGCTACCGCATCCGCCAGACCTCGGACCGCTACCGCAACCCGAACAATGCCCCCGATGCCTTCGAGGCCGCGGCCCTCAAGGCGTTTCGCGCCGAGCACAGCCTGCTCGAATATTTCGAGGAAACCAAGCTCGAGGGCGAGCCGGTGTTTCGCTATCTGCTGCCCTTCAGCGCCGACGAGAGCTGCCTGCAATGCCACGGCGACCCCGAGCAGGCTCCGGACTATATCAAGCAGCTTTTCCCCGCCGAGCGCGACCAGGCCTACCATTACGAACTAGGCCAGATCATCGGCGCGGCCTCCATCAGCATTCCCATGGAGGATCTGTACAAGCAGATCCATGCCAACCTGCGCTTCGACCTGCTGGTCACCGGCGGCACCTTTCTCGCGCTCATCACCTGCCTGGGCTTTCTCATCCGCTTCACCGTGACCCGCCCCCTTGCCGAACTCGGCGGCGCCATCGGCGAAATCATGCGCACCGGCCGCTTCGAGGAGCAACTGCCCGGACGCGGGCGCGATGAAATCGGCCTGCTCATCGAACGCTTCAACGAAATGAGCTCCCATCTGCGCGAAAAGACCCGCGAGGTGGAGGAGTCGGAGCGCCGCTTCCGCCTGCTCACGGAAAACGCCCGCGACGGCATCATCTCCTTTCTCGCCAACGGTCAGATCATTCTCTTCAACCGCCAGGCGGAAAAGATCTTCGGCTACAGCAAGCGCGAGGCCATCGGCATGAACATCCTCGCCCTCATCCATCCCGACTGCCCGTCCATCCATGAAATCGGCGCCCAGGAATACTTCCGCATCCATTCGGCCGAGTTGATGAAGGACATTCGCCGCATTCCCGGCCGCCGCCGCGACGGCACGCCCCTGCCCATGGAGCTGGCCCTGTCCTTGACCGAATCGGACGGGCATATCTTTTATACGGCGATCATACGGGTGTAGCAAAGATCGTCCTTGGTCATTGGTTCCTAGCCGGTTATCGGTTGATTTCGCTCTTTCGGAAGTGATTGTCCCATGCCTGCATATCCCCCTCGTTCGCAACGCTTTCTCGATCTTCTCACCCAGCGGGTGCTGGTCGGCGACGGTGCCATGGGCACCCTGCTCTACCAGCGCGGCGTGGCCCTGGACGCCAATTTCGAGCATCTCAACCTGGTGCGCCCGCAACTGGTGGCGGCGGTGCACGCCGACTACGTCGCCGCGGGCGCCGAGGTTCTGGAAACCAACACCTTCGGCGGCAACCGCCTGCGCCTGGGCGCCATCGGCCTGGAGCACAGGGTCGCGGCCATCAATGCCGCGGGCGCCCGCCTGGCGCGGCAGGCGGCGGGGCCCGAGCGCTTCGTCGCCGGCGCGGTGGGTCCTCTGCCGCAGGCCCGCGCCGAGGAGCAGGAGCTGAGCGCCGAGCTCAAGCGCGAGATTTTTCGCGAGCAGATGAGTGCCCTTGCCGAGGGCGGCGTGGATTTGTTCATCCTGGAGACCTTCTCGTCCCTGGAGGATCTGCGCCTGGCCCTGGCGGCGGCGGCCGAACTGGGGCTGCCGGCGAGCGCCCAACTCGCCTTTCTCGAGGGCGGCCGCACGCGCGAGGGCGTGGCCGCCGAAAGCGCGGCTCAGGCGCTGGAGCAGGCCGGGGCGGCGCTGATCGGCGCCAACTGCGGCGCGGGGCCCCGCGATCTGCTGGCGGTGCTGCGCCGCCTGGCGCCTCTCACCCGCCGTCCCCTGGCGGCCTTTGCCAATTCAGGCTTTCCCCAGTACCGGGAAGGCCGCTTCATGTACCTGGCCACTCCGGAGTATTTCGCCGCCCGGGGTCGCGAGATGGCCGAGGCCGGCGCCACCCTGATCGGCGGCTGCTGCGGCACGACGCCCGAGCACATCGGCGCCCTGGCGCAGGCCCTGCGCGGTCTCAAGCCGGTCCCGCGCCCGGCCCTGGCGCCCCGGCCCGCGGAGACGACGTCCCCCGTTGCCGCCGCCGGCGCCGCTCCGAATTTTCTCGCCGCCTGGGGACAGCGGCCGGTCATCAGCGTGGAGCTTGACCCGCCGCGCGGCCTTGATTGCACCAAGGTGCTGGCGGCGGCCGCGCAACTGCGCGCCGCCGGCGCCGACGCCATCAGCCTGGCGGAAAACCCCCTGGCGCGCATCCGCATGGGCAACCTGGCACTGGCGGTCCGCATCCAGGAGCAGTGCGGCCTGCCGGTCATCGCCCACGTCACCTGCCGGGACCGCAACCTCATCGGCCTGCATTCGGATCTCATGGGCGCCCATCTGCTGGGGCTGCGCAATATTCTCGCCGTCACCGGCGATCCCGTGTCCCTGGGCGGCGAATCGGGCGCCTCCAGCGTGTTCGATCTCAATTCCATCGGCCTGCTCGAACTGCTCTCGGCCCTCAACCAGGGTCGCAATCTGCTTGGCGCCGAG is from Geoalkalibacter sp. and encodes:
- the rpe gene encoding ribulose-phosphate 3-epimerase — protein: MIKIAPSILSADFARLGEEVRAIEAAGADYVHVDVMDGHFVPNLTIGPPVVAALRQVTRLPLDVHLMIANPDAYIPEFAKAGADILTVHQEASTHLHRTVQLIRSLGKKAGVSLNPATPVGTLEVILDELDLVLVMSVNPGFGGQSFIPSALDKIAALRREIDRRGLAVELEVDGGVKADNIAAVAAAGARVFVAGSAVFGTSDYAATIAALRRNATSPRA
- a CDS encoding NUDIX hydrolase, translated to MSLDRAAVRQALAEHPIARLSTENLAPAAVLLPLFVRDGEDAVLFTRRPDTMPHHQGEISFPGGRRQPGDADLCATALRETQEEMGIAARDVEILGRLDDFFSVHGYHVTPYVGSFPYPYAFRVDPREIAEVIAVPLARLRDPAVFRTEDWSHRGRSWPVHFYRIDHHEIWGLTAAILSQFLERTAHL
- a CDS encoding c-type heme family protein, whose protein sequence is MNFFRNLGLLAKISVITVAILTLFLGFNALLNYRQQKSIILGEALMKARGAAFHAVQAREYLSAEYLKGQVTLSVERYGLIPVVASNRIGMLVAEDLGYRIRQTSDRYRNPNNAPDAFEAAALKAFRAEHSLLEYFEETKLEGEPVFRYLLPFSADESCLQCHGDPEQAPDYIKQLFPAERDQAYHYELGQIIGAASISIPMEDLYKQIHANLRFDLLVTGGTFLALITCLGFLIRFTVTRPLAELGGAIGEIMRTGRFEEQLPGRGRDEIGLLIERFNEMSSHLREKTREVEESERRFRLLTENARDGIISFLANGQIILFNRQAEKIFGYSKREAIGMNILALIHPDCPSIHEIGAQEYFRIHSAELMKDIRRIPGRRRDGTPLPMELALSLTESDGHIFYTAIIRV
- a CDS encoding bifunctional homocysteine S-methyltransferase/methylenetetrahydrofolate reductase — protein: MPAYPPRSQRFLDLLTQRVLVGDGAMGTLLYQRGVALDANFEHLNLVRPQLVAAVHADYVAAGAEVLETNTFGGNRLRLGAIGLEHRVAAINAAGARLARQAAGPERFVAGAVGPLPQARAEEQELSAELKREIFREQMSALAEGGVDLFILETFSSLEDLRLALAAAAELGLPASAQLAFLEGGRTREGVAAESAAQALEQAGAALIGANCGAGPRDLLAVLRRLAPLTRRPLAAFANSGFPQYREGRFMYLATPEYFAARGREMAEAGATLIGGCCGTTPEHIGALAQALRGLKPVPRPALAPRPAETTSPVAAAGAAPNFLAAWGQRPVISVELDPPRGLDCTKVLAAAAQLRAAGADAISLAENPLARIRMGNLALAVRIQEQCGLPVIAHVTCRDRNLIGLHSDLMGAHLLGLRNILAVTGDPVSLGGESGASSVFDLNSIGLLELLSALNQGRNLLGAELDGRTEFLLGAALNPNVRNLDGQLRRLEKKIAAGARFVQTQPIYSAAVLDELIARTAPLGIPVLVGLLPLVSERNAEFLHNEVPGITLPDEVRRRMRGLRGEEGIREGLAIAAELIAAGRGRVGGWYLMPPFGKVGLALALMEQIRATER